A region from the Bradyrhizobium erythrophlei genome encodes:
- a CDS encoding GlsB/YeaQ/YmgE family stress response membrane protein, protein MGILAALVIGAIAGWLAGVIVRGAGFGLIGNIVVGIIGALVAGWLLPQLHVELASGTLGSILDATIGAVVVLVILSLIKRV, encoded by the coding sequence ATGGGTATCTTGGCGGCACTCGTGATCGGCGCGATCGCCGGCTGGCTCGCCGGCGTGATCGTGCGCGGCGCCGGTTTCGGGCTGATCGGCAACATCGTGGTCGGCATCATCGGCGCGCTGGTCGCGGGCTGGCTGTTGCCGCAGCTGCATGTCGAACTCGCCTCCGGCACGCTCGGCTCGATCCTCGACGCCACGATCGGCGCGGTCGTCGTGCTCGTGATCCTCTCGCTGATCAAACGCGTTTGA
- a CDS encoding nuclear transport factor 2 family protein, giving the protein MNQHASKDSVAPSVGVDVSGIETLLNRNLPEVFGEGDPARRRSAIQELYTEDCVLYAPPGTFVGHDALDKFAGDLRATHPHYVYTPHGSPQVLHNSGRLAWGSGPKGETPAYTGVDFIIAHGGKIAALYVYLDSPPT; this is encoded by the coding sequence ATGAACCAACATGCCAGCAAGGATAGCGTCGCGCCATCGGTGGGCGTAGATGTGAGTGGTATCGAGACGCTGCTCAACCGCAATCTTCCGGAAGTATTCGGTGAAGGTGATCCGGCTCGCCGAAGGAGCGCAATTCAGGAACTTTATACCGAGGACTGTGTGCTGTACGCGCCGCCCGGCACCTTCGTCGGTCACGACGCACTGGACAAGTTCGCCGGCGATCTCCGAGCGACGCATCCACACTATGTTTATACGCCTCATGGCTCGCCGCAGGTTCTGCACAATTCGGGACGCCTGGCATGGGGCTCGGGGCCGAAAGGCGAAACGCCCGCGTACACCGGTGTGGATTTCATTATCGCACACGGCGGCAAGATCGCGGCTCTTTATGTTTACCTCGACTCGCCGCCCACATAA
- a CDS encoding MFS transporter, which produces MQACPASPPCEVRAAALPVPSQTSTRLLPPAAMTLFSFAGALLVAASSSAATPLYRLYQQSMHLTPFWITVVFAVYVASLLVALLTVGGLSDYVGRRPVIFAALLLNAAAMIFFAEARDVGQLILARATQGLCVGTGTTALGAAILDTDRARGPLLNSVTAFLGMTAGSLGAAALIAFAPDPLHMVYQVLLGLTVLMIALLWVMPESISRKAGALASLRPHVSVPSQSRSVLVRLTPANIASWALGGLYLSLMPTVVATAMGVASPWVGGVVVSALMLTAAIAVATFRHWPARRLIVTGTSTLSLGVAVSMFGIHAQQVAALLAGTVIAGAGFGSTFSGTLRALLPTAEPHQRAGLLSAFYVQSYLAFSLPAVAAGLSVPLIGLSAAAYLYGAAIILLALMSMMASLWMAR; this is translated from the coding sequence ATGCAAGCCTGTCCGGCCAGTCCGCCCTGCGAAGTTCGCGCCGCAGCGCTCCCCGTCCCGTCGCAAACCTCGACCCGCTTGCTGCCCCCGGCTGCCATGACGCTGTTCAGCTTCGCAGGCGCGCTTCTGGTCGCCGCCAGCAGCAGCGCCGCGACGCCGCTGTATCGGCTCTATCAGCAGTCCATGCACCTCACGCCGTTCTGGATCACGGTCGTCTTTGCGGTCTATGTCGCGAGCCTGCTCGTCGCCTTGCTGACGGTCGGCGGATTATCCGACTATGTGGGACGCCGGCCGGTGATCTTCGCGGCGCTGCTCCTCAACGCCGCGGCGATGATCTTTTTTGCCGAGGCGCGGGATGTCGGACAATTGATCCTGGCGCGGGCAACCCAGGGACTTTGCGTCGGCACCGGCACGACAGCGCTCGGCGCTGCCATCCTCGATACCGACCGCGCGCGTGGCCCGCTGCTCAACAGCGTCACTGCGTTTCTGGGTATGACGGCGGGTTCGCTGGGGGCGGCGGCACTGATCGCGTTCGCGCCGGACCCGCTGCACATGGTCTACCAGGTCCTGCTCGGGCTTACGGTACTGATGATCGCGCTGCTCTGGGTGATGCCCGAGAGTATTTCGCGCAAGGCCGGCGCGCTGGCGTCGCTGCGGCCGCATGTCAGCGTGCCCAGTCAATCGAGGTCAGTCCTCGTCAGGCTCACACCGGCCAACATCGCGTCCTGGGCGCTCGGCGGGCTTTACCTGTCGCTGATGCCGACCGTGGTGGCGACGGCGATGGGGGTTGCTTCGCCCTGGGTCGGTGGCGTCGTGGTGTCGGCGCTGATGCTGACGGCGGCGATCGCGGTGGCGACATTCAGGCACTGGCCGGCCCGGCGCCTGATCGTGACCGGCACGAGCACCTTGTCGCTGGGGGTGGCAGTGTCGATGTTCGGAATCCACGCGCAGCAGGTGGCGGCATTGCTGGCCGGGACCGTGATCGCCGGCGCGGGATTTGGGTCGACCTTCTCTGGAACATTGCGCGCGTTGCTGCCGACGGCGGAGCCGCACCAGCGGGCCGGGCTGCTTTCCGCGTTCTACGTGCAGTCCTATCTGGCCTTCAGCCTGCCGGCGGTCGCGGCGGGCCTGTCGGTCCCGCTGATCGGACTTTCCGCCGCCGCCTACCTTTACGGCGCCGCCATCATCTTGCTTGCCCTCATGTCCATGATGGCTTCGCTCTGGATGGCGCGCTGA
- a CDS encoding transcriptional initiation protein Tat, with the protein MTIDNSRRSALVGFGALAVGAAALAAGPSRAATTERIIPPGARELSDLMDRLRRAPRRRDFKTTPMILQHPDFWDDEALKEIIAYRGTRKQVWNNTALASPWLNLMRNSINAQIFSFGHTDFLAVSATHGTAHLALFDQATWDKYELAALAEAKFKTNTLAVPKPAPTAFAQSEDPESVFGPDGDTIPALQDRGVVFMACHNAIWEVTAKLIASGNNPDHASHEAVAAELTNHLIDGVVLTPGIVATIPELQQAGFHYAA; encoded by the coding sequence ATGACGATCGATAACTCACGGCGCAGCGCTCTTGTCGGCTTTGGAGCGCTGGCGGTCGGCGCCGCGGCACTTGCCGCTGGTCCCTCGCGCGCCGCTACGACCGAGCGCATCATCCCGCCCGGCGCCCGGGAGCTCTCCGATTTGATGGACCGGTTGCGCCGCGCGCCTCGCCGACGCGATTTCAAGACCACGCCGATGATTCTCCAGCATCCTGATTTCTGGGATGACGAAGCGCTCAAGGAGATCATCGCCTATCGCGGCACGCGGAAGCAGGTGTGGAACAACACCGCTCTCGCGAGTCCCTGGCTCAACCTGATGCGCAACTCGATCAATGCGCAGATCTTTTCCTTCGGACACACGGATTTTCTTGCCGTCTCCGCCACACACGGCACGGCTCACCTCGCATTGTTCGACCAGGCGACGTGGGACAAGTACGAACTCGCGGCGCTTGCCGAGGCCAAGTTCAAGACCAACACGCTGGCGGTACCCAAGCCGGCCCCAACTGCTTTCGCGCAAAGCGAGGATCCCGAAAGCGTGTTCGGGCCGGACGGCGACACCATCCCCGCGCTGCAGGACCGCGGCGTCGTCTTCATGGCTTGCCACAACGCGATCTGGGAGGTGACCGCCAAGCTCATCGCCTCCGGCAACAATCCGGATCACGCCTCGCACGAGGCGGTGGCGGCCGAACTGACCAACCATCTCATCGACGGCGTGGTGCTGACCCCCGGAATCGTCGCAACGATTCCGGAACTGCAGCAAGCCGGCTTTCACTACGCGGCGTGA
- a CDS encoding DUF4345 domain-containing protein: MNKRGLQIAMALLGAIPVLTGIIGMFGLSDPLYASVGIPANAVLDSNLRFFGGVWLGLGFSLYLLIPNIEKQTLLFRVLWGMIFLGGIGRLASMLFLALPPLPFIGFTVLEIIGAPFFIWWQARLPR, from the coding sequence ATGAACAAGCGTGGGCTACAGATCGCAATGGCGCTATTAGGTGCCATCCCTGTTCTTACCGGGATCATTGGCATGTTTGGCCTCAGCGATCCGCTCTACGCTTCGGTTGGAATTCCCGCAAACGCGGTGCTCGATAGCAATCTTCGCTTCTTTGGCGGCGTATGGTTGGGCCTGGGATTTTCACTTTACCTGCTCATTCCAAATATAGAAAAGCAAACACTTTTATTTCGTGTGTTGTGGGGCATGATTTTTCTGGGTGGAATAGGCCGCCTGGCGTCGATGCTCTTTCTCGCTCTGCCGCCGCTACCATTCATTGGGTTCACAGTTTTGGAAATCATTGGTGCGCCCTTCTTCATCTGGTGGCAGGCCCGTTTACCGAGATGA
- a CDS encoding metallophosphoesterase family protein, with the protein MARIVVLSDIHLSPTHGFFWENWCVAREFADGAKADAVIVNGDLAINGPDSDAEIAFAATALGNLRARVMALPGNHDVGDEPPGQDPDQIINADRLARWDGSFATDRWVLDAGDWRLVGVNAQLFGSGLAREQSQDQWLDEQLSAAGRPTALFLHKPVFLEGPIDDVLSPSCMVPSARARLLDRLDRSDVRLIVSGHLHQHRDRTFGGQRHLWVPAVAFAAAQARGGDGRCGVTVLDFSQNNVEVTIERPRELVSHDLAAIKGHGRYQFLRDMPPSPPPHAG; encoded by the coding sequence ATGGCCCGCATCGTCGTTCTATCGGACATCCACCTTTCGCCGACACACGGTTTCTTCTGGGAGAACTGGTGCGTGGCGCGCGAGTTTGCCGACGGCGCCAAGGCTGATGCGGTGATCGTCAATGGCGACCTGGCGATCAACGGACCTGACAGTGACGCCGAGATCGCCTTCGCAGCCACCGCGCTGGGGAACCTGCGCGCGCGTGTCATGGCCCTGCCTGGCAACCACGACGTCGGCGACGAGCCACCCGGCCAGGACCCTGACCAGATCATCAATGCAGACCGGCTCGCACGATGGGACGGCTCTTTTGCCACCGATCGCTGGGTCCTGGACGCCGGAGATTGGCGCCTGGTCGGTGTCAACGCGCAGCTCTTCGGCTCCGGCCTCGCGCGGGAACAATCACAGGATCAGTGGCTCGACGAGCAGTTGAGCGCCGCCGGGCGGCCCACCGCGCTGTTCCTGCACAAGCCGGTCTTCCTCGAAGGTCCAATCGACGATGTCTTGAGTCCCTCATGCATGGTGCCGTCGGCGCGGGCACGACTGCTCGACAGGCTCGATCGGTCCGACGTGCGTCTGATCGTCAGCGGTCACCTGCATCAACATCGCGACCGCACGTTCGGCGGCCAGCGGCATCTATGGGTACCTGCCGTCGCCTTTGCCGCCGCGCAGGCGCGTGGCGGCGATGGCCGTTGCGGCGTCACGGTACTCGACTTCTCTCAAAACAATGTCGAGGTCACAATCGAACGGCCACGTGAGCTGGTCTCGCACGACCTGGCCGCAATCAAGGGGCACGGCCGCTATCAGTTCCTGCGCGATATGCCGCCTTCTCCTCCACCCCACGCCGGCTGA
- a CDS encoding rhodanese-like domain-containing protein, which yields MPQTIHRGIKSLIDEANAEIETVSATDAIRIAHNDDVVIVDIRDPREIERDGKIPGAFSCTRGMLEFWIDPASPYAKPIFQEDKKFIFHCAGGMRSALAAKTAQDMGLKPVAHMAGGFAAWRDAGGPVEKWEPKKKD from the coding sequence ATGCCCCAGACCATTCACCGCGGTATCAAGTCGCTGATCGACGAGGCCAATGCCGAGATCGAAACCGTCAGCGCCACCGACGCCATCAGGATCGCGCATAACGACGACGTCGTGATCGTCGACATCCGCGATCCCCGCGAGATCGAGCGCGACGGCAAAATACCGGGCGCGTTCTCCTGCACCCGCGGCATGCTGGAATTCTGGATCGATCCGGCGAGCCCCTATGCCAAGCCGATCTTCCAGGAGGATAAGAAATTCATCTTTCATTGCGCCGGCGGCATGCGCTCGGCGCTGGCGGCGAAGACCGCGCAGGACATGGGGCTGAAGCCGGTCGCGCATATGGCTGGCGGCTTTGCCGCCTGGCGCGACGCCGGCGGCCCGGTGGAGAAGTGGGAGCCGAAGAAGAAGGACTGA
- a CDS encoding tetratricopeptide repeat protein, which translates to MIRAIALATMLGALVASVAVYTITSPGWRNGITPQFGGLDRRGETAIAAEAWPICTTMAAVVSNADWAQLDPDFKAGKKALGAENWNAAVAAFEFAALRDPTSADIQNYIGYAYRRLHQMGPAMSHYQQALMLNPRHRSAHEHLGEAYLVLGEPAKAQQLLAALENLCLIPCEEYDDLKRAIAAYRRLATR; encoded by the coding sequence ATGATCCGCGCGATCGCATTGGCTACAATGCTCGGCGCGCTGGTGGCCAGCGTGGCCGTCTACACCATAACCTCGCCCGGCTGGCGGAACGGGATTACACCGCAGTTCGGCGGACTCGACCGTCGGGGCGAGACGGCCATCGCGGCCGAAGCATGGCCGATCTGCACCACCATGGCGGCGGTCGTATCGAATGCCGACTGGGCGCAACTCGACCCCGATTTCAAGGCCGGCAAGAAGGCGCTAGGCGCAGAGAATTGGAACGCTGCAGTCGCAGCATTCGAGTTCGCCGCGCTGCGCGACCCAACTAGTGCCGATATTCAGAACTACATTGGCTATGCCTATCGGCGGCTGCATCAGATGGGTCCGGCCATGAGCCATTATCAGCAGGCGTTGATGTTAAATCCCCGCCACCGCAGCGCGCATGAGCATCTCGGTGAAGCTTATCTGGTGCTTGGGGAGCCGGCCAAAGCGCAGCAACTGCTGGCGGCGCTGGAAAATCTCTGCCTCATTCCCTGCGAGGAATACGACGACCTCAAGCGAGCCATTGCGGCGTACAGAAGGCTGGCCACGCGCTGA
- a CDS encoding TQO small subunit DoxD produces MSTLSFTSAPGVARSTDNAHRLTEGQRMWRTAALALLSVRVIQGFIYWGGGSRRFIYAPSKLNPDAPTWMANKFQTAMPGALFGTDHVISFMLHHFWLLYAGVILFSAAELIVGAMLMAGALTRVAALVSIGFSVLLMAMFGWQGATCIDEWTMAACNLAMGATLLLGGSGACSIDNVLIRRNPTLAEKPWFRWMAGSLPLPLKDIAFRNLTFAVLGFVLVFDIGTYSYYRGSVVTPFHGGPVSPTKHHLTLSDARLLPDGSVRFHVYLDAGTPEAPVHVVAADLRDANNQPLAHYDAAALSALPKTAFMNDYAYNKFAPGPFGVRAPMGAAATVTLPPPASGATPQARFIRLTDVDGRTFATTLDGKP; encoded by the coding sequence ATGTCTACTCTTTCTTTTACATCCGCACCCGGTGTGGCGCGATCGACCGACAATGCCCATCGTTTGACCGAAGGCCAGCGCATGTGGCGAACGGCGGCACTTGCCTTGCTTTCGGTCCGCGTCATCCAGGGCTTCATCTACTGGGGCGGCGGCTCCCGGCGCTTCATCTACGCGCCCTCGAAGCTGAACCCGGACGCGCCCACCTGGATGGCGAACAAGTTTCAGACCGCAATGCCCGGTGCGCTGTTCGGCACCGACCACGTTATCAGTTTCATGCTGCACCACTTCTGGCTGCTCTATGCCGGCGTGATCCTGTTCAGTGCCGCCGAACTGATCGTCGGCGCGATGCTGATGGCGGGAGCCCTGACCCGCGTCGCCGCTCTGGTATCGATAGGTTTTTCCGTGCTGCTGATGGCGATGTTCGGCTGGCAGGGCGCGACCTGCATCGATGAATGGACAATGGCCGCCTGCAATCTCGCTATGGGCGCAACGCTGCTGCTTGGCGGCAGCGGCGCTTGCTCGATCGACAACGTCTTGATTCGTCGCAATCCCACGCTGGCAGAAAAACCCTGGTTCCGCTGGATGGCCGGAAGCCTGCCGTTGCCGCTCAAGGATATCGCCTTCCGCAACCTGACGTTCGCGGTGCTCGGCTTCGTATTGGTGTTCGATATCGGGACCTACAGCTACTATCGTGGCTCGGTAGTGACGCCGTTCCATGGCGGACCGGTCAGCCCGACGAAGCATCATCTCACGCTCAGCGACGCCAGATTGCTGCCGGATGGCTCGGTTCGCTTTCACGTCTATCTCGATGCCGGTACGCCCGAAGCGCCGGTGCATGTCGTCGCAGCCGATCTGCGCGACGCCAACAACCAGCCACTCGCGCATTACGACGCCGCCGCGCTCTCCGCGTTGCCAAAGACCGCCTTCATGAACGATTACGCCTACAACAAATTCGCGCCCGGTCCTTTCGGGGTCCGAGCGCCGATGGGAGCTGCCGCCACCGTGACACTGCCCCCGCCTGCCTCCGGTGCCACTCCCCAGGCGAGATTCATTCGGCTCACGGATGTGGACGGCCGGACCTTCGCGACAACGCTGGACGGCAAACCTTAG
- a CDS encoding AAA family ATPase, with product MKFTGTKNYVATDDLKVAVNASIVLERPLLIKGEPGTGKTVLAEEVAKALGAPLLTWHIKSTTKAQQGLYEYDAVSRLRDSQLGDSRVSDISNYIKRGKLWEAFTHEKRPVLLIDEIDKADIEFPNDLLLELDRMEFFVYETGENIKASLRPIVMITSNNEKELPDAFLRRCFFHYIKFPDADTMNKIVDVHFPGIKKRLVEEALRIFFEVRDVPGLKKKPSTSELLDWLKLLLNEDITPEMLRERDPRKLIPPLHGALLKNEQDVHLFERLAFLSRREV from the coding sequence ATGAAATTTACCGGCACCAAGAACTACGTCGCCACCGACGACCTCAAGGTCGCCGTCAACGCCTCGATCGTGCTCGAGCGCCCGCTGCTGATCAAGGGTGAGCCCGGCACCGGCAAGACCGTGCTGGCCGAGGAAGTCGCCAAGGCGCTCGGCGCGCCGCTGTTGACCTGGCATATCAAGTCCACCACCAAGGCCCAGCAGGGCCTTTACGAATACGACGCGGTGTCGCGCCTGCGCGACAGCCAGCTCGGCGACTCCCGGGTTTCCGATATTTCGAATTACATCAAGCGCGGCAAATTGTGGGAGGCCTTCACCCACGAGAAGCGCCCGGTGCTCCTGATCGACGAAATCGACAAGGCCGACATCGAGTTTCCCAACGACCTGTTGCTCGAACTCGATCGCATGGAGTTCTTCGTCTACGAGACCGGCGAGAACATCAAGGCGAGCCTGCGCCCGATCGTGATGATCACCTCGAACAACGAGAAAGAATTGCCGGACGCCTTCCTGCGCCGCTGCTTCTTCCACTACATCAAGTTTCCCGACGCCGACACCATGAACAAGATCGTCGACGTGCATTTCCCCGGCATCAAGAAGCGCCTGGTGGAAGAAGCGCTGCGGATCTTCTTCGAGGTGCGCGACGTGCCGGGCCTGAAGAAGAAGCCGTCGACCTCGGAATTGCTGGATTGGCTGAAACTCCTGCTCAACGAAGACATCACGCCGGAGATGCTCAGGGAGCGCGACCCGCGCAAGCTGATCCCGCCGCTGCATGGCGCGCTGTTGAAGAACGAACAGGACGTGCATTTGTTCGAGCGGCTGGCGTTTCTGAGCCGAAGAGAAGTGTGA
- a CDS encoding vWA domain-containing protein, translating to MFLQFFTSLRDAQVPVTLREYLTLMEALDADLAEQTVENFYYLSRATLVKDERNLDKFDRVFGTVFKGLESLLDAMEKADIPAEWLKKLAEKYLTEEEKKQIEAMGWDKLMETLRQRLKEQQGRHQGGNKWIGTAGTSPFGAHGYNPEGVRIGQEKNRNNRAVKVWDKREFRDLDGNVELGIRNIKIALRRLRKFARTGAPDELDLDTTIKETANHGYLDVHMRPERRNAVKVLVFFDIGGSMDSHIEQVEELFSAAKSEFKHMEYFYFHNCLYEGVWKQNKRRFTDRTPTWDVLHKYPHDYKVVFVGDASMSPYEIMVPGGSVEHVNEEAGSVWLDRIIRTYQHAVWLNPVAQRHWDYSESTTLIRRLFSERMFPITIEGLEGAMKELVR from the coding sequence ATGTTCCTGCAATTCTTCACATCGCTGCGCGACGCCCAGGTCCCGGTCACCTTGCGCGAATATCTGACGCTGATGGAGGCGCTCGACGCCGACCTCGCCGAGCAGACGGTGGAGAATTTCTACTATCTGTCGCGCGCGACCCTGGTAAAGGACGAGCGTAATCTCGACAAGTTCGACCGCGTGTTCGGTACCGTGTTCAAGGGGCTGGAAAGCCTGCTCGACGCCATGGAGAAGGCGGACATTCCGGCCGAATGGCTGAAGAAGCTCGCGGAGAAATACCTCACCGAGGAGGAGAAGAAGCAGATCGAGGCGATGGGCTGGGACAAGCTCATGGAGACCCTGCGCCAGCGCCTGAAGGAGCAGCAGGGTCGCCACCAGGGTGGCAACAAGTGGATCGGCACCGCCGGCACCTCGCCGTTCGGCGCCCACGGCTACAACCCCGAAGGGGTGCGGATCGGCCAGGAGAAGAACCGCAACAACCGCGCGGTGAAGGTGTGGGACAAGCGCGAGTTCAGGGATCTCGACGGCAATGTCGAGCTCGGCATCCGCAACATCAAGATCGCGCTGCGGCGGTTGCGCAAGTTCGCCCGCACCGGGGCGCCGGACGAACTCGACCTCGACACCACGATCAAGGAGACCGCCAACCATGGCTATCTCGACGTGCATATGCGCCCCGAACGGCGCAACGCGGTCAAGGTTCTGGTATTCTTCGACATCGGCGGCTCGATGGATTCCCATATCGAGCAGGTCGAGGAGCTGTTCTCGGCGGCGAAGAGCGAATTCAAGCACATGGAATATTTCTACTTCCACAACTGCCTCTACGAGGGCGTGTGGAAGCAGAACAAGCGGCGCTTCACCGATCGCACGCCGACCTGGGACGTGCTGCATAAATATCCGCACGACTACAAGGTGGTGTTCGTCGGCGATGCCTCGATGTCGCCTTACGAGATCATGGTGCCCGGCGGCTCGGTCGAGCATGTCAATGAAGAGGCGGGCTCGGTCTGGCTCGATCGTATCATTCGCACCTATCAGCACGCGGTCTGGCTCAACCCGGTGGCGCAGCGGCACTGGGACTATTCGGAATCTACCACCCTGATCCGCCGGCTGTTTTCGGAGCGCATGTTCCCGATCACCATCGAAGGTCTCGAAGGCGCGATGAAGGAACTGGTACGGTAG
- a CDS encoding tannase/feruloyl esterase family alpha/beta hydrolase yields MVEPAINIEIWLPLPSAWTNRFQGVGGGGYAGTITWTSLASAIAAGYVTATTDTGHSAFAPNNGLGGGGFGLKQPADTLNAGLIQDFAERSELELARKGKAITRAFYGTGPRFSYWTGCSTGGRQGWIMAQRHPEEYDGYLTGSPAFNWDRFIPAELWGQVVMNNEVGAPISAAKLNAVTNAAVAACTGKSGDGTRASDAFLADPRLCTYDPAQMSCSAQPANPNCLTSKEVGAVSKIWDGPRDPHGRRLWFGLDRGASLAGLDGSFPFPISTDHFAYWLHQNPSFDWHTITEASFVTDFLNSEFKFENVIGTDSTDLDSFIEHKAKDITYHGTADQLIFSRGTTNYFERLRKRYGAQNVDKFARLFMAPGMGHCLGGAGANAFGNVFGPPVSSDPQHDILKALVDWVEAGIPPDRITATKFINDNPASGVAFTRPLCVFPKLAAYKGSGDPTDAGNWTCANGIVNDTTRDADAVLPDRGNRETNDREGDDHD; encoded by the coding sequence GTGGTCGAGCCGGCCATCAATATCGAGATTTGGCTTCCGCTTCCCAGTGCATGGACCAATCGGTTCCAGGGGGTTGGCGGCGGCGGCTACGCCGGCACGATTACCTGGACGTCGCTAGCCAGTGCGATCGCGGCAGGATACGTGACGGCTACCACCGATACCGGCCACTCTGCTTTCGCGCCCAACAATGGCCTGGGTGGTGGCGGATTTGGGTTGAAGCAGCCCGCCGATACACTGAATGCCGGCCTCATCCAGGACTTTGCCGAGCGCTCCGAATTGGAGCTCGCTCGAAAAGGCAAAGCGATCACGCGAGCCTTCTATGGAACGGGTCCGCGCTTTAGCTACTGGACCGGATGCTCGACCGGAGGGCGACAGGGCTGGATTATGGCCCAACGCCACCCCGAGGAATATGACGGATACCTCACCGGCTCACCGGCCTTCAACTGGGATCGTTTCATCCCGGCGGAATTATGGGGGCAGGTGGTCATGAACAATGAAGTGGGCGCGCCCATCTCAGCTGCGAAATTGAACGCGGTCACCAACGCGGCGGTCGCTGCCTGTACCGGGAAATCCGGTGATGGCACCCGCGCCAGCGACGCCTTTCTCGCCGATCCGCGGCTATGCACGTACGACCCTGCCCAAATGAGCTGTTCGGCTCAGCCGGCAAATCCAAATTGTTTGACCTCGAAAGAAGTCGGTGCGGTCAGTAAAATCTGGGATGGCCCGCGCGACCCGCATGGCCGCCGGCTGTGGTTCGGACTCGATCGTGGCGCGAGTCTGGCCGGGCTCGACGGATCGTTCCCATTCCCCATCAGCACGGATCATTTTGCCTACTGGTTGCACCAGAATCCGAGCTTTGACTGGCACACCATCACGGAAGCGTCCTTCGTTACGGACTTCCTCAATTCCGAATTCAAGTTCGAGAATGTGATCGGAACAGACAGTACCGATCTGGATAGTTTCATCGAGCACAAAGCCAAGGATATCACCTATCACGGCACTGCGGATCAGCTGATCTTCTCACGTGGTACGACCAACTACTTTGAACGCTTGCGAAAAAGGTACGGAGCGCAAAACGTGGACAAGTTCGCCCGATTGTTCATGGCGCCCGGAATGGGACACTGCCTTGGGGGCGCTGGCGCCAACGCCTTCGGCAATGTTTTCGGACCACCGGTGTCGTCAGATCCGCAGCACGACATCCTCAAAGCGCTTGTCGATTGGGTAGAGGCCGGGATTCCGCCGGATCGAATCACCGCAACCAAGTTCATAAACGACAATCCCGCCAGCGGCGTCGCATTCACGCGCCCGCTATGCGTATTCCCGAAACTCGCGGCGTACAAAGGCTCCGGCGATCCCACCGACGCTGGAAACTGGACTTGCGCGAACGGGATCGTGAATGACACGACCAGGGATGCTGACGCGGTACTTCCTGACCGTGGCAATCGCGAAACCAATGATCGCGAGGGCGACGATCACGACTAG
- a CDS encoding molybdate ABC transporter substrate-binding protein: MRKTAFCTAVLAAAIVLPLAAHAAEPVRHDPIFPPWQHGENNDTTQRGLSFTVPEVDDLADFHGNVSDPKLVLYVGGNYFFAMAPLVAAFEQQHPEFKGRIYWETLPPGLLEKQIEAGGTVTSGNMTWTAKPDAYLAGLKKVQGLIDQGVLTGAAVPYVTNSLTIMVPAGNPGHVKGLSDLARPGLHVAMPNPEFEGIARQIEASLKEAGGDALDTTVYRTKVAHGSTVLTRIHHRQTPLFLMQGRAQAGVTWQSEAIFQEQIGNPITHVDIPSAQNSIAIYAGAEVKGAAHAEAARLWLSFVRSPTALSIFERYGFKPYTRAASAD; this comes from the coding sequence ATGCGCAAGACAGCCTTTTGCACCGCGGTGCTGGCCGCCGCCATCGTTCTGCCGCTCGCCGCACACGCCGCGGAACCGGTCCGGCACGATCCGATCTTTCCACCCTGGCAGCACGGAGAGAACAACGACACGACACAGCGCGGCCTCTCATTTACAGTTCCTGAGGTAGACGACCTTGCCGATTTCCATGGCAACGTGTCTGACCCGAAGCTCGTGCTCTATGTCGGTGGCAATTACTTCTTCGCCATGGCACCGCTGGTTGCGGCCTTCGAGCAACAGCATCCCGAATTCAAGGGAAGGATCTACTGGGAAACCCTTCCGCCCGGCCTGCTCGAGAAGCAGATCGAGGCCGGCGGTACCGTCACCTCGGGCAACATGACCTGGACGGCGAAGCCGGATGCCTATTTGGCAGGCCTCAAGAAGGTTCAGGGCCTGATCGATCAGGGCGTGCTGACCGGTGCGGCCGTCCCTTACGTCACCAATTCCCTGACGATCATGGTGCCGGCGGGCAATCCGGGCCATGTCAAAGGTCTCTCCGACCTGGCGCGGCCCGGCCTTCATGTGGCGATGCCGAATCCCGAGTTCGAAGGTATCGCCCGGCAGATCGAGGCCTCGCTGAAGGAAGCCGGCGGTGACGCGCTAGACACGACCGTTTACAGGACGAAGGTTGCCCACGGCAGCACGGTTCTGACCCGGATCCATCATCGACAAACGCCTCTCTTCCTGATGCAGGGACGCGCACAGGCCGGCGTAACCTGGCAATCAGAGGCGATCTTCCAGGAGCAGATCGGTAATCCGATCACCCATGTCGACATCCCGTCCGCGCAGAACTCAATCGCGATCTATGCCGGCGCGGAGGTGAAGGGTGCGGCGCATGCGGAGGCGGCTCGGCTCTGGTTGTCGTTCGTCCGTTCGCCCACCGCCCTTTCGATCTTCGAACGCTACGGATTCAAGCCCTACACGCGCGCCGCGTCGGCCGATTGA